AACGTCGCGGGCTCGGGATGGGACGACCTCGGTGACCCCGCCGTGCTCAACCTCGTCCCGATGGTCCTCGACCGCATCGAGCGCGGCGACGCACCGAAGATCTTCGGAGACGACTACCCGACCGCCGACGGCACGTGCATCCGCGACTACATCCACGTCCTCGATCTCGCGAAGGCGCACATCGCTGCGCTCGAGTACCTCGTCGGCACCGAGCGCCCGTTCGACGTGTTCAACGTCGGCACCGGGACCGGCTCGTCGGTCAAGGAGGTCCTCGACGGGCTGGCCCGTGTGAGCGGGCTGACGGTCGTGCCCGAGATCGAGGCACGCCGTGCCGGCGACCCGCCCCAGCTCGTCGGGTCCCCCGAGCGGATCAACACCGTCTTCGGATGGCACGCGGAGGCAGGCCTCGACGAGATCCTCCAGTCTGCCTGGGACGCCTGGCAGGCCGGGCCGCGCCGCATCGACGTCTGAGCCGTGCGGACGGCCTGCCCGTCGGAGCGAGCGCCGAGCCGGTGAGCGACGACCGCTCGCGCGGGCGCCTCCGCCACGGTGCGTCGGGTGCGAGCATCGTGGTCCCTCCCGGCTGGCAGGTCGTCGACGACGTCGGTGCCGTCGCCTGCGAGGGGCCTGTCGCGCGCGCCGACGTCACCGGGCGTGCCGTCGCAGCGCGGTTGAGCATCGAGACTGTCGAGCGCCACGGCCTGGTGGCGCACCGCTCGCTCGATGCCGTGGTCCGCGACCTGGTCGCCGACGCGCGCGCCGACGACCCGCACGCGTGGCTCCTCGACTGCGTCCCGTGGGCCTCACGGAATGCGGAGGGGGCGGTCGACGGGATCCGGGTAGACGTCGCGCACCACGACGTGTCGACCCCGCTCGTGGTGTCGACGGTCCTCGTCTCGCTCGGGTCTGGCCTGCTCCGGGTGACCGCGTCCGTCCCGGTCGCGCACCAACAGGCGCTCGGCGCGGACGTGGACGCCGCCCTCGGCTCCTTGACCGCACCCGCGCAGCCTGTGCCAGGCTCCGGGACGGTCGAGCCGCAGCCACCAGACACGGCGTCGCCGCGGGCGACGGCTCGTGCCATGGCTGAGCTCCCGCTCGCCTACGTGCTGCCACGCACGTGGATCGCGGCCGACGTGCTCGACGTGTTCATCACCGGCTCCTACAAGATCGCGGCGCGCTGGCGACCTGAGCCGCTGGCGGCCGGTCTCGTCGACGAGCGCGGGGTGGCGACGCCGCTCGGTGGGTACGTCCGCCGGGCCGTCTCGCGCCCCGACGCCCGCGCAGCGTTGACCGTCTGGCCCGTCGAGACGGTGCAGCACGTCGGCCCGCGGGGTGGCTCTGGGGCGCTCGCGGTGATGACGATCGACAGGCTCGACGGGTGGGCCGTCGTGCGGGCGACCCTGCCGCCGCTGCAGAGCGTGATGTACGGGTCGGCCGAGCACGGCCACGGTCACGTCAGCCTCGAGGTCGTCGATTTCGCTGCGGCACCGGCGCGGGCTGCAGCGTGGCTGGGGACCGGGCCGGGGCGTGCTGCTCGGCTCCCCGAGGGGACGCTCGCGGTGCTCGGGACGGCCCGCTCCGGGGCGCCGGGAGCCCGTGCGGAGCACGCGGGCTCGATCGTCTCCGCGCTCCCAGGGCCGCGCGACGTGTGGGCTCGGCTGCTCGACGCCGTGGGCTGACCGCCCCGTGGGGTCGCCCGGTCGGCGCAGCGTGTCGCTACCGGGCCTGGTCGTGAGCGCTACCGCATGAAGCGGTTCACCGCCCAGCAGGCAAGGACGCCCACCGTGAAGCCCGCGAGGATGAAGAGCCTCTCGGCCCGCGCGAGCGAGAGAGCGAGGCCCGCGGCGGTAGACACGACGAGCAGCGTCCCCCCGAGGAACCAGTTGGCCTGCTGACGTCGTACGTCGTCGTCGTTCACCCACCCAGGGTGCGCCCGGCGCGCCTGCGGGTCAAAGCGAGACTCCGCAGGAGCACCAGGCGCGAGACACGACGGCTCAGCTCGTGCGGTCCAGCGTGAAGGCCGAGAGGCCACCGGTGTTCGTGATGATGTAGTGGTTCCCGGAGACATCGCCGGCCATGGCTTCTCCGGTCGGTCCGGGCTCGAGCGTCTCACCGTCTACGGTGGCGGCCCCGAAGCCGCCGGAGAAGCTCACGTGGGCCCCGGCGTCGGCAGGAAGGTGCACGGCGAACTCCGAGAGGCCGCCGGACTGGGTGATCGCGACCTCGGACTCGGGCTCGGGGAGCGTGAGGTCGAACGTGGCGACACCAGTCTGCAGGTCGATCGAGGCGACGCGGGCGTCCGAGAGGTCAGCCGTGAGCGTGTTGGCACCGCCGCTGAGGTCGAGGTCCCACAGGATGTCGGGGTCGAGGTAGACGGTCACCTCGCTGTCGGTGGCGCTGTCACCGAAGGAGAAGTCGAGGTCGTACCGGCCCGGGCCCAGCTCGGTCGGGGCAGTCTCGAGCCCGTCTGTGGGGGACTCGACGCGGAAGAGCTCGCCCTCGGTGTCACCGGTCAGGATCGTGAGCGCGTAGGCACCACCGGTGATCTCCAGCGAGGCTTCCGTGAGGTCGCCTGCTGCAGCGACACCGGGGTCCGGCTCGTCGGCTGAGCAGGACGTGAGTGCCAGTGCGGCGGCGAACGTGACGACGGTGAGGCGCAGGTGCGCTGGGCGCGGGTGAGTCAGCATGGCGACGACCGTACGGGCAGAGCGGGTGAAGTCCAAGTCCCTAATCGATTCACCCCGTGCCTGCCTGCAGGCATGCCCGAGGGGGAGCCGCGCACGTCGAGCATCTCCCAGGCTCCCGGAGCCTGGGGAGACCTCCCCATGATCTGCCGACCTTCTCCCCCTTCCCGCAGGGGTCTGGCGCGTTATAGTCGGGCCGTTGCCTCATCGCAGCAGACCATCGAAACCGGCGGGAGCGCGAGCTCTCGTCCTGAGCCTATGGAGTACTCGTGGGAGTCAGTCTGACCAAGGGCGGAAACGTCTCGCTCACCAAAGAGGCGCCGGGCCTGACCGCCGTCACCGTCGGCCTCGGGTGGGACATCCGTTCCACGACCGGAGCCGACTTCGACCTCGACGCCAGCGCGATCCTCGCCGGCGCCGACGGACGCGTCCTCTCGGACGGTCACTTCGTCTTCTTCAACAACCTCACCAGCGCCGACGGTTCCGTCCAGCACACGGGTGACAACACGACCGGCGAGGGCGACGGCGACGACGAGCAGATCACCGTCAACCTCGCGGCTGTCCCGGCCGAGGTCGACAAGATCGTCTTCCCCGTCTCGATCTACGACGCGGCCACGCGCCAGCAGAGCTTCGGCCAGGTCCGCAACGCGTTCATCCGCGTCATCAACCAGGCCGGCGGCGCAGAGCTCGCGCGCTACGACCTCAGCGAGGACGCCTCGACCGAGACCGCCATGGTCTTCGGCGAGCTCTACCGCAACGGCGCAGACTGGAAGTTCCGCGCTGTGGGTCAGGGCTATGCAGAGGGTCTCACCGGTATCGCTCGCGACTTCGGCGTGAACGTCTGATCAGTCTCACATCGTCATCGGCGGCCCGGGGGAAGAACGATCACCCCTGGGCCGTCGTGCTGCACCTCTGTTCCGCTCTCCGCCGGCTCAGCATCACCTAGACAAGGAACCGCATGTTTCTCCGCACGTTCGGCTGGTCGCTCGGCGTCACCGCCGTCGCACTGATCACCGCTTTCCTCTATGGCGG
This sequence is a window from Sanguibacter antarcticus. Protein-coding genes within it:
- a CDS encoding TerD family protein, producing MGVSLTKGGNVSLTKEAPGLTAVTVGLGWDIRSTTGADFDLDASAILAGADGRVLSDGHFVFFNNLTSADGSVQHTGDNTTGEGDGDDEQITVNLAAVPAEVDKIVFPVSIYDAATRQQSFGQVRNAFIRVINQAGGAELARYDLSEDASTETAMVFGELYRNGADWKFRAVGQGYAEGLTGIARDFGVNV